Within the Streptomyces sp. NBC_00353 genome, the region CCTCCATGCCGAGCGAGTCCGTGACCACGACACCGTCGTAACCGAGCTCCTCGCGCAGGATGCCGGTGAGGATCGGCCGGGACAGCGTGGCCGGGTCCTCGGCCGGGTCGAGAGCGGGGACGACGATGTGCGCGGTCATGATCGCGTCGATGCCGGCGGCGATCGCGGCCCGGAACGGCGGGGAGTCCAGCTCGGCCCACTGCTCGCGGGTGTGGTGGATGTACGGCAGGCCGGTGTGGCTGTCGGTGTTCGTGTCACCGTGGCCGGGGAAGTGTTTGGCCGTCGAGGCGATCCCGGCGACCTGATACCCCTTCACCTGGGCGGCGACCATCGCGGCCACGGCGGGCGGATGGGCGCCGAAGGAGCGTACGCCGATGACCGGGTTGGCCGGGTTGACGTTGACATCGGCGTCCGGGGCGTAGTTCTGGTTGATGCCGATCGCGGCCAGCTCGGTGCCTGCGATCTTCCCGGCCCGGCGGGCGTCGGAGGACGAACCGCCCGCACCCAGCGCCATCGCGCCCGGCATCAGCGTGGCGGGCTCGCCGACGCGGCAGACGATGCCGTGCTCCTGGTCGGTGGAGATGAGAAGCGGCAGGGGAGTGGGACCGGCGAGACCGGCGCGCTGGATGCCGTTGGAGAGGTCGGCGATCTGGTGCGGGTCACGGGTGTTGTGCGCCCAGGCGAAGTAGATGATGCCGCCGACGTGGTACTTGGCGATCAACTCGGCGGCGGTACGGACCCCGATCTCGGCCAGGTTGGCGTTGATGTCGGCCTGGTCGGGTTCGGTGGCGGAGTGCCCGTACACCCGCATCACGAAGAGCTGGCCGACCTTCTCCTCCAGGCTCATCCGGGAGATGAGCTGCTTGAGGCGCTCGGTGGTGGAGGCGGAGGAGGAAGCGGAGGCGGCGGCGGCTCCGGGGGCGGAGACCGCGCCGGTCGCGGCCGCTGCGACAGTCGCGGCGGTGGCGGTGAGGAGGGTGCGTCTGGAGGTGCGGTGGTGCACGTGAGCTCCTTCGGCCGTTCTCGGTGACGAGGGGGTGGTGAAAGAAACTTCCAATGGTCACGGATATCCAGAAAGTAACTACCGGTCAAGAGGACAGCCCGAACTGGGCCCATCCGGCGAACGACGACAGGCGCGGCGCATCACGTCCCGCGCGCTGCTTTCCGCCACGCCCCTTTCCCCCGTACCCCCGCACAGGCCCGGCCCCTACACCAGCCCCACCCTCGTGCCACGTCCCTGAAGGGCCGTCACCGCCGCCGTGATCGCCGGCCGCCGAGCCGCCTCCGTGCGCCACACCGCGTACAGCCTCCGAACCGGCACGGGATCGAGTCGCACCGCCACCACCCCGGCCGGCAGCGGTCCGCGCCCCAGCCGCGGGATCATCGCGACGCCGAGACCGGCGGCGAGCAGCGCCAACTGGGTGTGGTTCTCCTCCGCCTGGTGCCGGATGTCCGGCTCGTAACCCGCCGCCCGCAGCGTCCGTACGAGCCAGTCGTGGCAGACCGTCCCCGGCGGCTGGCAGATCCACCGCTCCTTCGCCAGTTCCTCGCGCCGCACCGCGTCCCGCCCGGCGAGCCGGTGGCCCTCGGGCACCAGCAGATCGCACCGGTCGTCGCCGATCACCGCCTGCGCCACGCCCTCCGGGGCAGGCAGCGGGGCGATGTCCCAGTCGTGCGCGACCGCCAGGTCGATCACGCCCTTGGCCACCAGATCGACGGACAGATGCGGATCGACCTCGGTCAGCCGGACGTCCAGAGCAGGGTGGTCCCGCTCCAGCTCGGTCAGCACACCGGGCAGCAGCCCGCGCGCCGCGGAGGCGAAGGCGCCGATCGACAGCCGCCCGGTGGGCAGCCCCCGACGCTCCTCCAGCGTCGTCTCGGCACGCTCCACGATCGCCAGCAACTGCTGGGCGGTGGCGGCGAGATGGAGCGCCTCCTCGGTGAGCGCGACACCGCGACCGCGCCGTTCCAGCAGTGTTGTGCGGGTCTCCCGCTCCAGCTTGGTGATCTGCTGGGAGACCGCCGACGGGGTGTAGCCGAGAGCTGCCGCGGCGCCCGCGACGGAGCCGTGGACGGAGATGGCGTGCAGGGCGCGCAGTCGGGACAGATCGAGCACCGGAACCTCCCGGACCTTGCCGATTCATTAGCGATGCTCAATTCCACCATGAAGAAATCCGCGCTGGTGCTACATGGTCCGGGCAGGTGATCCTCGGTCCATGCGTCCCCTTCACATAGCCCTGGCCGCCCTGGTGGCTGCCGTCTGGGGTGTCAATTTCGTCGTCATCGAGGTCGGTCTCGGCCACTTCCCGCCGCTGCTCTTCTCCGCCCTGCGCTTCCTGGTCGCCGCCCTGCCCGCGGTGTTCTTCGTCGGACGCCCCAAGGTCGCCTGGAAGTGGATCGTGGGCGTCGGACTCGTCCTCGGAGTGGCGAAGTTCGGGCTGCTCTTCATCGGCATGGACCGGGGGATGCCCGCCGGGCTCTCCTCCCTGGTGCTCCAGGTCCAGGCGGTCTTCACGGCCCTGTTCGCGGCGCTGGCGCTCGGCGAACGACCGGGCAGGGTCAGGGTGCTGGGGATGGCGGTGGCCCTCGCGGGCATCGGGGCGGCGGCGGTCGACGAGGGCGCGAGCGGCCCCGTGCTCGCCTTCGTCCTGGTGATCGCGGCGGCGGCCTGCTGGGGCGTGTCCAACGTCCTGACCCGCAAGGCCGCCCCGCCGGACTCCCTCAACTTCATGGTGTGGGTCTCGACCGTGCCCGTACTGCCGCTGCTCGGCCTCTCCCTCCTCTTCGAAGGCTGGGACCGTGACGCCGACGCGCTGGCCGCGCTGGACTGGAGCGGCGTCGGCATCATCGTGTACGTCGCCTGGATCACGACGGTCTTCGGCTTCGGGGCGTGGGGCTTCCTGCTGCGTCACTACCCGGCATCGTCCGTGGCGCCGTTCACCCTGCTCGTGCCGGTCTTCGGGATGTCATCGGCGGCGCTGCTGCTCGACGAGTCGGTGAGCCCGCTGCGGTGGTGCGCGGCGGCGCTGCTGGTGGGCGGGGTGGCGCTGACATCTCTGGCGGGGACGCGCCGGCCGCGTCCCGCGGCGACGGAGAGTGCGGAACCGCAGCCGGCGGGTGCCTGAACCCGGGCACCTACTCCTTCGGCGCGCCCAGCCGCAGCAGGTGGTCGCGTCCCGCGCTCAGCAGCCCGGGCAGGTCGGCCGCACCCGGGTGCCAGCGCTTCTCGTACTCCCAGCAGACCCAGCTGTCCGGGTCCAGGGTGTCCAGGCACGCCCGGAGCGGCAGCACCCCGGCGCCGAGGGGCAGCGGAGTGACATCGTCCGCCGACGCGATGTCCTTCACCTGTACGTATCCCAGGTGCGGGGCGAGAACCGCATGGCTCGCGGCCGGCTCCTCGCCGGCCAGCCAGGTGTGCATGATGTCCCACAGCGCACCGACCTGCCGGTGCCCGACCGTCCCCACGACACGGGCCACGGCGGCCCCGGCCCGGTGCGAGTCATGGGTCTCCAGGAGGATCCGTACGCCCAGATCGGCGGCGTACGGAGCGGCGGCGCCCAGCCGACGGGCGGCGTTCGCATCGGCCGTGTCCGGGTCCAGCCCGTCACCCCCGGGGAAGACCCGGACATTCGACGCGCCGAGATCCCGTGCCAGCTCCACCAGGCCGGCGAGCTCGTCCAGCACCGGCTGGTCGTCCCCCTCGGCGGCGACCCGGACGTACCCGGCGACGGTCAGGATCTCGACGCCGCCCCGCTTGAACTCATCGGCCACGTCGGCGCGTTCGGCCGGCGAGAGCCCCGGGTGCACCGGCTCCTCCGGGTGGGCGCGCAGCTCCACCCCCTGATAGCCGTGCTCGACGGCGAGCCGGATGACGTCGGAGACCGGCATCCCCGGCACTCCGAGGGTCGAGAAAGCGAGCTTCACGTGCGTTTTCCTTCCGTCGGTACGTGCCCCTGCGCCGTACGGACCGGACAGCGGCCCGCACATCATCGGCCCACGGCACGCAGTACGCGTACCCGCGACCCGGCGGCGGAACCCGGCCGGGTCACTTCCGCGGCGGCGCCGTCGACCCCCGGACCATCAGCTCCGCCGCGATCGTCGCGATGCCCCCCGGCGGCGGTGTCTCCTTGCCCATCGCCAGCCGGCCCGCCCGTGCCCCCGCCTCGAACAGCGGCAGCCGTACGGTCGTCAGCGCCGGGACCGCGTCCACCGAGAACGGCAGGTCGTCGAAGCCGGCCACGGAGATGTCCTCGGGGATGCGGAAGCCGCGGTCCCGGATCGCCGCGCTCGCGCCCAGGGCCACCGTGTCGTTGGCGGCGACGATGGCCGTCACCTCCGGATCGCGGCGCAGGAGTTCGAGCGTCGCGTCGTAACCGGACCGGCGGTCGTACGGGCCGTGCACGGTGAGGCGCTCCTCGTCGCCACCCAGCCCGGCATCCTGCATCGCCTCGCGGTGACCTTCCAGCCGGTGACGGGTCGTCGTCCGCTCCGGGGGGCCCGCGACATAGCCGATCCGCCGGTGGCCGAGAGAGAGCAGATGCTCGGTGAGGCGCCGGCCACCGCCCTGGTTGTCGAAGGCGAGTGCCGCCACGATCGCCTCGCCCTCCGGCAGCGGGGGCCGCCCGCACAGCACCACCCGGGTTCCCGCGTCCGCGAGTTTCGCCAGCTTCGCGTTCATCGCGGCCTGGTGCGCCGGGTCCTCCACGGCGCCGCCGGTGAGGATGACGGCTGCGGCGCGCTGGCGCTGGAGCAGGGTGAGGTAGGTGAGTTCGCGTTCGGGGGAGCCGCCGGTGTTGCAGATGACGGCGAGCTTCTCGCCCCCGGCCCGCCCGGAGCCGTCGCCAGGCCCGCCGATCTCGGTCTGCGCCGCCCCGGCCATGATTCCGAAGAACGGGTCGGCGATGTCGTTGACCAGGATGCCGACCAGGTCGGACGTGGCGGCGGCGAGCGAGCTGGCCGGTCCGTTCAGTACGTAGTCGAGGTCGTCCACCGCGCGCAGCACCCGCTCCCGGGTGGACGCCGCGACCGGGTAGTTGCCGTTGAGCACGCGGGAAACGGTGGCGGGCGACACCCGGGCGCGAGCCGCCACATCCGCCAGGGTGACTGTCATCGCTTCCTCCGAGGGTTTTGGACCGGGCCCTCTTGTCCGGGCCGCTGTCGGCAGGCTAGCGTCATACCGCATAGAAAGCGCTTGCTACGGCTGTATGGAGGAACTTCGTGACACGCAGGACAGTGCGCATCGCCATGAACGGCGTCACGGGGCGCATGGGGTACCGGCAGCACCTGGTGCGCTCGATCCTCGCGATCCGCGAGCAGGGCGGCCTCGACCTCGGCGACGGCGAGGTGCTGTGGCCCGAACCCGTCCTCGTCGGCCGCCGCGCCCACGCGCTGGAGGAACTCGCCGACCGGCACGGTCTGACCGAGTGGTCGACCGACGTCGACGCGGTCCTCGCGGACGAGTCGATCGAGATCTACTTCGACGCCCAGGTCACCTCGGCCCGCGTCGACGCGATCAAGAAGGCGATCGCCGCGGGCAAGCACATCTACACCGAGAAGCCCACCGCGACGGACGTCGAGGGCGCCCTGGAGCTGGCCCGCCTCGCCCGCGACGCCGGGATAAAGCACGGTGTCGTCCAGGACAAGATCTTCCTGCCGGGTCTGCTGAAGCTGAAGCGCCTCATCGACGGCGGCTTCTTCGGCGAGATCCTCTCCGTGCGCGGCGAGTTCGGCTACTGGGTCTTCGAGGGCGACTGGCAGGAGGCCCAGCGCCCGTCCTGGAACTACCGGGCCGAGGACGGCGGCGGCATCGTCGTCGACATGTTCCCGCACTGGGAGTACGTACTCCACGAGCTGTTCGGGCAGGTCAAGACCGTCCAGGCGCACGTCCAGACGCACATCCCGCAGCGCTGGGACGAGCAGGGGAAGCCGTACGCCGCCACCGCCGACGACGCCGCCTACGGCATCTTCCAGCTGGCGAGCGGCGCCGTCGCCCAGATCAACTCCTCCTGGGCCGTGCGCGTCAACCGCGACGAGCTCGTCGAGTTCCAGGTCGACGGAACCCACGGCTCCGCCGTCGCCGGGCTCCGCAACTGCCGCGTCCAGCACCGTTCGGCCACCCCCAAGCCGGTCTGGAACCCCGATCTCCCGGTCACCGAGTCGTTCCGCGACCAGTGGCAGGAAGTCCCCGACAACGCCGTCTTCGACAACGGCTTCAAGGCCCAGTGGGAGCTCTTCCTGCGCCACATCGTGCTCGACGAGCCGTACACCTGGGACCTCATGGCCGGCGCCCGAGGCGTGCAGCTCGCCGAGCTCGGGCTCAAGTCCTCCGCCGAGGGCCGGCGCCTCGACGTACCGGAGCTGACGCTGTGACGATCCACCTCCCGCAGGGCCCGTACGAACCCCGCACCACCCCGCTCGACCTCGCCCCGGGCGGGTCACCGCTCGCCTCCCGTACGGTCTTCTCCGCCGCGCACGTCGTCGCCGACCCGTACGCCGACGTCAGCCCCGACGGCCCCGCTGCCGTCGACTGGGACGCCACCCTCGCCTTCCGGCGCCACCTCTGGTCGCACGGTCTTGGGGTTGCCGAAGCCATGGACACCGCCCAGCGCGGCATGGGCCTGGACTGGGCGGGCGCCGCCGAGCTGATCCGCCGCTCCGCCGCCGAGGCGAAGGCGGTCGGCGGCCGGATCGCCTGCGGCGTCGGCACCGACCAGCTCCCCGCGGGCCCGGCCACGCTCGCCGAGGTGAAGGCCGCGTACGAGGAACAGCTCGCCCTGGTCGAGGAGAGTGGCGCCCAGGCCATCCTGATGGCGTCCCGCGCCCTCGCCGCCGCGGCGAACGGCCCCGAGGACTACCTGGAAACGTACGCACACCTGCTGCGCCAGGCCTCGGAGCCGGTCGTCCTGCACTGGCTCGGCCCGATGTTCGACCCGGCTCTGGAGGGCTACTGGGGTTCGACGGACCTCGACGCCGCCACCGACACGTTCCTGAAGGTCATCGCGGAACACCCGGACAAGGTCGACGGCATCAAGATCTCGCTCCTCGACGCCGAGCGCGAGATCGACGTACGCCGCCGCCTTCCCAGCGGGGTGCGCTGCTACACCGGCGACGACTTCAACTACCCCGAGCTGATCGCGGGCGACGACCGCGGCTTCAGCCACGCGCTGCTCGGCATCTTCGACCCGCTCGGTCCGCTGGCCGCCCACGCGGTGCGCGTCCTGGACACCGGGGACGTCCAGGGCTTCCGTGAACTCCTCGACCCGACGGTCGAGTTGTCCCGGCACCTGTTCCGGACGCCCACCCGCTTCTACAAGACGGGCGTGGTCTTCCTCGCCTGGCTGGCCGGCCACCAGGACCACTTCACGATGGTGGGCGGCCTCCAGTCCGCCCGCTCACTGCCGCATCTGGCGAAGGCCTACGAACTCGCCGACCGGCTGGGCCTGTTCCCCGACCCGGAGCTGGCCGAATCCCGGATGCGCGCCCTGCTCACGGTCAACGGAGGTGTCCGGTGACGGACCTGTCGCGTCTGAGCATCAACCAGGAGACCGTCAAGCAGTGGTCGCTGCCCGAGCTCACCGAGGGCTGCGTCAAGGCGGGCATCGACAAGGTCGGGCTGTGGCGGGCCCCTGTCCAGGAGTACGGAGTCGAGCGCACCGCCCAACTCCTCGCCGACGCCGGGATCTCCGTCACCAGCCTCTGCAGGGGCGGCTTCTTCACCGCACTCGACCCGGCCGAACGGGCCCGCGCCCTGGACGACAACCGCGCCGCGATCGACGAGGCTGCGGCCCTGTCCACCGACACCCTGGTCCTGGTCTCCGGCGGCCTCCCGGCGGGCAGCCGCGACCTCCACGGCGCCCGCGAACGCATCGCGGAAGCGCTCGCCGAGCTGGGTCCGTACGCACAGGAGCAAGGCGTCCGCCTGGCGATCGAACCGCTGCACCCGATGTTCGCCTCGGACCGTTGCGTCGTCTCCACCCTGTCCCAGGCCCTGGACATCGCCGAGCGCTTCCCGGCGGAGCAGGTCGGCGTGGTCGTCGACACGTACCACATCTGGTGGGACGACCAGGCAGCCGCACAGATCGCCCGGGCCGGTGCGGGCGACCGTATCCACTCGTTCCAGCTGGCGGACTGGATCACCCCGCTCCCGGCGGGCGTACTGGTCGGACGGGGTCAACTCGGCGACGGAAGCGTCGACTTCCGCGCATTCCGCGAGATGGTCGAGGCCACCGGCTTCACCGGTCCGATCGAGGTGGAGATCTTCAACGAGGGCCTGTGGGCGCGGGACGGCGCCGAAGTTCTCGCGGAGGTCGCGGCCCGGTACGTCGAGCACGCCTGCTGAGAGCGGGTGCGAGGCGGTCGGGCAAAGAGATCGCAAAGGCGTGCAACCCTTTGGTGGCCTGCCCTGTCGTATCTTGCGTCGGGCGCTTCCGGGGAGGGATCCGGGGGGATCGGGAAGCCCTGATGAGGGTGGGGGAAAGCGAGAGGGGCCCGGTCTTCGACCGGGCCCCATTTCGCTTTACCGGGCCTGTTCCGTTCGTCTCCTGCAACCGGCCGGCCCGGACCGGGCCGGTTCGGCAGCCGTCGGGACCGGCTTCGGCGCCGGCTGATCAGTAGGCCGAGTTGACGTTGTCTATCGAGCCGTAGCGGTGGGCCGCGTAGTTGCAGGCGGCGGTGATGTTGGCGACCGGGTCGTAGATGTTCCACGAGGTGCCGGGGACGTGGTACGTCTTGAATGTGGGGTCGATGACCTGGAGCAGGCCCTTGGACGGGATGCCCTTGGCGGCGTTGGAGTCCCAGTTGTTGATGGCGTTCGGGTTGCCGCTCGACTCGCGCATCAGGTTGCGGTAGATGCCGTTGTAGGAGCCCGGGATGCCCTTGGCGTGCATGATCTCCAGCGACTGGTTGATCCAGGTGCTGACGTTGCCGGTGGACTGGGCGGGGGTGGCGGCCGAGGCGGCCGGAGCACCGGCGACGGTGCAGGCCGCGATCGCGGTACCGGCGGTGACCATGCCCAGCGTGATCTTCTTGATCTGGGTCATGTGAGCGAACTTCTTGGACATCGCGGAGATCTGCATCGGAATTACCTCTCCCGTGGGGATGCCAAGAATTGTTAAGCGAGTTCAAACTTCCGGTCAATGACCCTCCTTACTATCGGAATACGTACAGGGATCGGGCAACAGTGGACAAAATTGCCGTAAACAGGCCATAGAGCGGGCTCTTTGTCCTACTAAGTCGCATCATGGTGACGCGCGTCATATCACTCACGTCACACGACAGAAGTGTTAAATCGCCCTAAAACGGACATGGATATATCGCCCCTGAACCACACAAAGAAACCCCGCTATTCGCCCCGCGTAATGAATGGAAACGGGGCGTAATGAAAGTCGGTCGGCCTATTCGGAGTGACCGGGGGGCGTGCGGGGGAGGCAGGGGCGCGCGACTGGCGGCGCGGGGAGGGCCCCGAAGTCGGTGACTGCGCGTGTGGAGTGTCGGTGGCGCCCGATACCGTCGGCTCATGTCCAACATGGCCGTCCTCGAAGGGGTCCTGGAGCGGATCACCTATGCCAACGAGGAGAACGGGTACACGGTCGCCCGCGTCGACACAGGTCGGGGCGGTGGTGATCTCCTCACGGTGGTCGGCTCGCTGCTCGGCGCGCAGGTCGGGGAGTCGCTGCGGATGGAGGGGCGCTGGGGGTCGCACTCCCAGTACGGCAAGCAGTTCACGGTGGAGAACTACACGACCGTGCTGCCCGCCACGATCCAGGGCATCCGCCGCTATCTCGGCTCCGGACTGATCAAGGGCATCGGCCCGGTGATGGCCGACCGGATCACCACCCACTTCGGTGTCGACACGCTCGACATCATCGAGCAGCAGCCGAAGCGGCTCGTCGAGGTCCCCGGGCTCGGGCCGAAGCGGACGAAGATGATCGCCGCCGCCTGGGAGGAACAGAAGGCGATCAAGGAGGTGATGGTCTTCCTCCAGGGGGTCGGCGTCTCCACCTCCATCGCCGTCCGCATCTACAAGAAGTACGAGGACGCGTCGATCTCCGTCGTCAAGAACCAGCCCTACCGGCTGGCCGCAGACGTCTGGGGCATCGGCTTCCTCACCGCCGACAAGATCGCGCAGGCGGTCGGTATCCCGCACGACAGCCCGGAGCGGGTCAAGGCCGGCCTGCAGTACGCGCTGTCGCAATCCACCGACCAGGGCCACTGTTTCCTCCCGGAGGAGCGGCTTATCGCCGACGCGGTCAAGCTGCTCCAGGTCGATACGGGGCTGGTCATCGAGTGCCTCGCCGAACTGGCCGAGGATCCGGAGGGGGTTGTACGGGAGAAGGTGCCGTCGCCCGAGGGCGGCGAGCCGATCACCGCCATCTACCTCGTACCGTTTCACCGTGCCGAGGTCGCCCTCGCTGCCCAGGTGCAGCGGCTGCTGCGGACGCCCGAGGACCGGATGCCCGCCTTCCAGGACGTGGACTGGGGCAAGGCGCTGACATGGCTGGCGGGCCGTACAGGGGCGACGCTCGCCCCCGAGCAGGAGGCCGCCGTCCGGCTCGCGCTCAGCCGGAAGGTGGCCGTGCTGACCGGCGGACCCGGCTGCGGGAAGTCGTTCACCGTTCGCTCCATCGTCGAGCTGGCCCGCGCCAAACGCGCCAAGGTCGTTCTGGCCGCGCCCACCGGGCGGGCGGCGAAACGGCTGTCCGAGCTGACCGGGGCCGAGGCGTCCACCGTGCACCGGCTGCTGGAGCTCAAGCCGGGCGGGGACGCGGCGTACGACCGGGACCGTCCGCTGGACGCCGATCTGGTCGTCGTCGACGAGGCGTCGATGCTCGATCTGCTGCTGGCCAACAAGCTTCTGAAGGCCGTGGCACCCGGTGCCCATCTGCTGCTCGTCGGGGACGTCGACCAGCTGCCGTCGGTCGGCGCGGGGGAGGTGCTGCGCGATCTGCTCGCTGAGGGCGGCCCCGTTCCGGCGGTCCGGCTGACGACGATCTTCCGCCAGGCCCAGAAGTCCGGCGTCGTCACCAACGCGCACCGGATCAACTCCGGAGTGCCGCCCCTCACTCAGGGCCTCGACGACTTCTTCCTCTTCGTCGAGGACGAGACGGAGGACGCGGGTGTGCTCGCGGTGGACGTCGCGGCCCGCCGCATCCCGGCCAGATTCGGCCTCGACCCCAGGCGTGACGTGCAGGTCCTCGCCCCCATGCACCGCGGCCCGGCCGGTGCCGGCCACCTCAACGGCCTGCTGCAACAGGTCATCACCCCGGGCCGCCCCGACCTGCCCGAGAAGCGGTTCGGCGGCCGGGTCTTCCGTGTCGGCGACAAGGTGACCCAAATCAGAAACAACTACGACAAGGGGGAGAACGGCGTCTTCAACGGCACGGTCGGCGTCGTCACTTCGCTCGACCTGGACGAGCAGAAACTGACGGTCCTCACGGACGAGGACGAGGAGATCCCGTACGACTTCGACGAGCTGGACGAGCTGGCCCACGCGTACGCCATGACGATCCATCGTTCCCAGGGCAGCGAATACCCGGCCGTCGTCGTCCCCGTCACCAAGAGCGCCTGGATGATGCTCCAGCGAAACCTGCTGTACACGGCTGTGACGAGGGCCAAGAAGCTCGTCGTGCTGGTCGGCTCACGGCAGGCGATCGGACAGGCGGTCCGGACAGTTTCCGCAGGCAGACGCTGTACGGCGCTGGATTACCGGTTGCGCGGAGGGTCCGGCGGAGGATCCCCGGAAAAAATGATCGATCAAATCGGTGGGAAACATCACGGAGCCCTTCCGGAACCGGAGTCAAGGGGGCAGGATGAGTAAGTTCGCGGCACTGAGTGCCGTGAGTAGGTCCAATGGACGACCCCGAGTGCACTCTCCTGAGCCAAATGGGGGAGGGTGGAGACAGTCAGGGAACCTCGAAGAAGAGGCACTACGTCGGTGAGGGATGACGTGAGCGACAACTCTGTAGTACTGCGGTACGGCGATGACGAGTACACCTACCCGGTGATCGACAGCACCGTCGGCGACAAGGGCTTCGACATCGGGAAGCTCCGTGCAAATACCGGCCTGGTGACGCTGGACAGCGGATACGGCAACACCGCCGCATACAAATCCGCCATCACCTATCTCGACGGTGAGCAGGGCATCCTGCGGTACCGCGGCTATCCCATCGAGCAGCTCGCCGAGCACTCGTCGTTCCTCGAGGTCGCGTACACGCTCATCAACGGTGAGCTTCCCAAGGTCGACGAGCTGTCGACCTTCAAGAACGAGATCACCCAGCACACGCTGCTGCACGAGGACGTCAAGCGGTTCTTCGACGGCTTCCCGCGCGACGCCCACCCGATGGCCATGCTGTCCTCGGTCGTCAGCGCGCTGTCCACCTTCTACCAGGACAGCCACAACCCGTTCGACGAGGAGCAGCGTCACCTCTCGACGATCCGTCTGCTGGCCAAGCTGCCGACGATCGCCGCGTACGCGTACAAGAAGTCGATCGGGCACCCCTTCGTCTACCCGCGCAACGACCTCGGGTACGTCGAGAACTTCCTGCGCATGACCTTCTCGGTCCCCGCCCAGGAGTACGAGCTGGACCCGGTCGTCGTCTCCGCGCTCGACAAGCTGCTCATCCTGCACGCGGACCACGAGCAGAACTGTTCGACCTC harbors:
- a CDS encoding transglycosylase SLT domain-containing protein, encoding MQISAMSKKFAHMTQIKKITLGMVTAGTAIAACTVAGAPAASAATPAQSTGNVSTWINQSLEIMHAKGIPGSYNGIYRNLMRESSGNPNAINNWDSNAAKGIPSKGLLQVIDPTFKTYHVPGTSWNIYDPVANITAACNYAAHRYGSIDNVNSAY
- a CDS encoding citrate synthase, with translation MSDNSVVLRYGDDEYTYPVIDSTVGDKGFDIGKLRANTGLVTLDSGYGNTAAYKSAITYLDGEQGILRYRGYPIEQLAEHSSFLEVAYTLINGELPKVDELSTFKNEITQHTLLHEDVKRFFDGFPRDAHPMAMLSSVVSALSTFYQDSHNPFDEEQRHLSTIRLLAKLPTIAAYAYKKSIGHPFVYPRNDLGYVENFLRMTFSVPAQEYELDPVVVSALDKLLILHADHEQNCSTSTVRLVGSSQANMFASISAGISALWGPLHGGANQSVLEMLEGIQANGGDVDSFIRKVKNKEDGVRLMGFGHRVYKSFDPRAKIIKAAAHDVLSALGKSDELLDIALKLEEHALSDEYFVSRNLYPNVDFYTGLIYRAMGFPTEMFTVLFALGRLPGWIAQWHEMIKEPGSRIGRPRQIYTGEVLRDFVPVEGR
- the recD2 gene encoding SF1B family DNA helicase RecD2, which translates into the protein MSNMAVLEGVLERITYANEENGYTVARVDTGRGGGDLLTVVGSLLGAQVGESLRMEGRWGSHSQYGKQFTVENYTTVLPATIQGIRRYLGSGLIKGIGPVMADRITTHFGVDTLDIIEQQPKRLVEVPGLGPKRTKMIAAAWEEQKAIKEVMVFLQGVGVSTSIAVRIYKKYEDASISVVKNQPYRLAADVWGIGFLTADKIAQAVGIPHDSPERVKAGLQYALSQSTDQGHCFLPEERLIADAVKLLQVDTGLVIECLAELAEDPEGVVREKVPSPEGGEPITAIYLVPFHRAEVALAAQVQRLLRTPEDRMPAFQDVDWGKALTWLAGRTGATLAPEQEAAVRLALSRKVAVLTGGPGCGKSFTVRSIVELARAKRAKVVLAAPTGRAAKRLSELTGAEASTVHRLLELKPGGDAAYDRDRPLDADLVVVDEASMLDLLLANKLLKAVAPGAHLLLVGDVDQLPSVGAGEVLRDLLAEGGPVPAVRLTTIFRQAQKSGVVTNAHRINSGVPPLTQGLDDFFLFVEDETEDAGVLAVDVAARRIPARFGLDPRRDVQVLAPMHRGPAGAGHLNGLLQQVITPGRPDLPEKRFGGRVFRVGDKVTQIRNNYDKGENGVFNGTVGVVTSLDLDEQKLTVLTDEDEEIPYDFDELDELAHAYAMTIHRSQGSEYPAVVVPVTKSAWMMLQRNLLYTAVTRAKKLVVLVGSRQAIGQAVRTVSAGRRCTALDYRLRGGSGGGSPEKMIDQIGGKHHGALPEPESRGQDE